In a genomic window of Corynebacterium lizhenjunii:
- a CDS encoding ABC transporter ATP-binding protein yields MLTIVVSSVSTVLAPYALGRGIGSLMAATDRTEFLTTAGRVAIVYSLLWLVGSSLTYVIYPLYGLVEQRLQSTVMARALKDSITADPSMRHQMDNGEISFAIDTNAGTYRDSLAGLYLSVFPAVLSLVAGVWAVVVASSWVEGLIVAAAAILYAVASKPLIAAHQKAQAAFFKENMRSFGVLGNSLGLWKEAVVFSVPQFLYSRYRSDRVTVEKAGAASYAATRRLYLAQGLILAATICTLVFTISYRTPLGDGQVIGAIVSTVGIAVAAIGPLQTVGFGISSLAVAISQQKESSEKIRPHRRAEDVQSVVRHDQVAELSKLLTQPPHRPIWVLGESGTGKTTLLEGLLGLNSSEVEVPRSSGYVQQSPGLLNATAVDNVIFGRDISREAAGDILSTVGLESFAPQGSNHSRDVAGEEGKVSGGERQRIAIARALVSDGDLVVLDEPTSGLDASSRAKVWALIERCAQDRHIVVATHDDSAPIREDDLVFRPSRVGAPRS; encoded by the coding sequence GTGCTAACGATTGTTGTCTCATCTGTGTCTACTGTGCTGGCACCGTATGCGCTGGGCCGGGGTATTGGCTCTTTGATGGCTGCGACCGATCGAACCGAGTTTTTAACAACCGCCGGCCGGGTAGCTATCGTGTATTCCCTATTGTGGCTGGTTGGGTCTTCACTGACCTACGTAATCTACCCTTTGTATGGCCTGGTGGAGCAACGTTTGCAGTCCACGGTGATGGCCCGTGCACTTAAGGACAGCATTACAGCCGATCCAAGCATGCGCCACCAGATGGATAATGGCGAGATCTCTTTTGCTATTGACACTAACGCTGGTACCTATCGTGATAGCCTGGCGGGGCTCTACCTTTCAGTTTTTCCTGCTGTGTTGTCGCTGGTAGCCGGCGTATGGGCGGTAGTTGTGGCCAGTTCCTGGGTGGAAGGCCTCATAGTTGCCGCGGCCGCTATCTTGTATGCGGTGGCAAGCAAACCCCTCATCGCAGCTCACCAAAAGGCCCAGGCGGCATTCTTCAAAGAAAATATGCGAAGCTTTGGCGTGCTTGGCAACTCTTTGGGCCTATGGAAAGAAGCCGTGGTTTTTAGCGTCCCGCAGTTCTTGTATTCGCGGTACCGGTCCGATCGCGTCACCGTGGAAAAAGCAGGCGCCGCCTCCTACGCCGCCACGCGCCGTTTATACCTGGCTCAAGGACTAATTTTGGCGGCAACAATTTGTACTCTGGTTTTCACAATTAGCTACCGCACCCCATTGGGGGACGGGCAAGTGATCGGTGCGATTGTGTCAACTGTGGGAATCGCGGTAGCAGCCATTGGCCCGCTGCAGACGGTGGGCTTTGGTATTTCTTCCCTGGCCGTGGCAATTTCCCAGCAGAAGGAATCGAGCGAGAAGATCCGTCCCCATCGCCGGGCCGAAGATGTCCAGTCAGTCGTCCGACATGACCAAGTCGCAGAATTATCCAAACTCCTGACCCAACCGCCCCACCGCCCCATTTGGGTACTCGGTGAAAGTGGTACGGGTAAGACTACGCTGCTAGAGGGGCTGTTGGGGCTTAATTCCTCTGAGGTAGAGGTCCCGCGCAGCTCTGGGTATGTGCAGCAGTCCCCGGGCCTGCTCAATGCAACGGCCGTCGATAACGTTATCTTTGGCCGCGATATTTCTCGCGAGGCCGCTGGGGACATTTTAAGCACTGTGGGCCTGGAGTCCTTTGCACCGCAAGGCTCCAACCATTCGCGTGATGTTGCCGGTGAAGAAGGCAAGGTATCCGGCGGCGAGCGGCAGCGCATCGCCATCGCGCGGGCCCTAGTATCAGACGGTGACTTGGTTGTCTTGGATGAGCCCACCAGTGGTCTTGATGCCTCTTCGCGCGCCAAGGTGTGGGCCCTGATTGAACGCTGCGCCCAAGATCGTCACATTGTGGTGGCTACTCACGATGACAGCGCCCCCATACGCGAGGATGACTTGGTGTTCCGCCCATCCCGCGTTGGTGCCCCGCGAAGCTAG
- a CDS encoding ATP-binding cassette domain-containing protein yields MTPLISPVRARIAMCGFFLRHLPARAGALLLTFNLFSLGSVLFPTAVAVALTGQLGSWNVPQWTGIAYFVLVMAAVQLLGPMAGSTQIDVATRLAAESNQRIAQSLSSIKYLDDLEDSQLQEALSLLRSRDTVLGEAMVRTFQAVVNLSVPVLLVAAAALSNPHFLWILPACVPALWAGIRAEKLQELADTAVAPHQRKLQLFAQAVAGSSLPTELRVYRASDWYLRTFAGWVHLWNAPLQRTNLRITWLHALASCFYFGAGGLIVWRGADSLSPQASLVSVFTIMQLATLLSGLRFAYADLSQAYREYARFQSVLRAGATPLTADTPVPRQSDTVPPQSDTVPTRSDSVITLDRVCYTYPGASAPALHEVSLQLPRASLIAVMGQNGSGKSTLAMLLRDVRRPSSGTLSWNSRSYTTNAEGTRVFTLAGIPQQPSHWELTAYEAATLPQAGANGPFAQQDFALEASGAAAVFRRLPRGKDTHIGASWDDGVKLSGGQWQRLGNCRGLLGSHEADLVVIDEPTSALDAHAEAHLLHSCRQIVAGSDHGTSVVLITHRVSSALRSDFVVLFDQGRVVAAGPPRELLRTNSAFAELVAQYGSPSDD; encoded by the coding sequence ATGACCCCCTTAATCTCCCCCGTACGCGCCCGGATTGCCATGTGCGGATTCTTCCTTCGCCACCTTCCTGCCCGCGCTGGTGCACTGCTGCTGACCTTTAACCTCTTTAGTCTGGGCAGCGTTTTGTTCCCCACTGCGGTGGCCGTCGCACTCACCGGCCAGCTGGGCAGCTGGAACGTCCCGCAGTGGACGGGCATTGCGTACTTTGTCCTGGTGATGGCCGCAGTCCAGTTGCTTGGTCCCATGGCTGGCAGCACTCAGATTGACGTGGCCACGCGGTTGGCTGCTGAGTCCAATCAGCGCATCGCGCAGTCGCTTAGCAGCATTAAATACCTCGATGACCTTGAAGATTCCCAGCTCCAGGAGGCCCTGTCCCTATTGCGCTCACGCGACACCGTCCTGGGCGAGGCCATGGTGCGCACCTTCCAGGCCGTGGTGAACCTTAGTGTGCCTGTGCTCCTGGTGGCCGCCGCCGCGCTGTCTAACCCCCATTTCCTGTGGATTCTGCCCGCCTGCGTCCCCGCACTGTGGGCTGGCATTCGGGCGGAGAAACTGCAAGAGCTTGCCGATACCGCCGTGGCTCCCCACCAGCGCAAGCTTCAGCTTTTTGCCCAAGCAGTGGCGGGCAGTTCGCTCCCTACTGAATTGCGGGTCTACCGCGCTAGTGACTGGTATTTGCGCACCTTCGCTGGCTGGGTCCACTTGTGGAATGCTCCCCTGCAACGCACCAATCTGCGCATCACGTGGTTACATGCACTGGCTAGCTGTTTCTACTTCGGCGCAGGCGGGCTTATTGTCTGGCGGGGCGCTGACTCGTTGTCCCCGCAAGCGTCGCTGGTATCAGTGTTTACGATTATGCAGCTCGCCACCTTGCTTTCTGGCCTTCGCTTCGCTTATGCCGATCTTTCCCAGGCATACCGCGAGTATGCCCGCTTTCAATCCGTACTGCGCGCCGGGGCAACGCCTTTGACCGCCGATACTCCCGTACCACGGCAGTCAGACACCGTACCGCCGCAGTCTGACACCGTACCGACGCGCTCCGACTCCGTAATAACTCTGGACCGGGTCTGCTACACCTACCCAGGTGCTTCTGCTCCGGCGCTACACGAGGTATCGTTGCAGCTGCCTCGGGCATCGCTGATTGCCGTCATGGGCCAGAATGGTTCTGGTAAATCTACCCTGGCCATGCTACTGCGCGATGTGCGCAGGCCTTCCTCTGGAACGCTGTCCTGGAACAGCCGCAGCTATACCACCAATGCCGAGGGCACCCGGGTGTTCACGTTGGCAGGCATCCCACAGCAGCCTTCCCACTGGGAACTCACCGCATACGAAGCCGCCACCCTCCCGCAGGCCGGTGCGAATGGTCCGTTTGCTCAGCAGGATTTTGCGCTAGAGGCGAGCGGCGCTGCGGCGGTCTTTAGGCGGCTGCCCCGCGGCAAAGACACCCACATTGGTGCCAGTTGGGATGATGGTGTGAAGCTTTCCGGCGGCCAGTGGCAGCGCTTGGGCAACTGCCGGGGCCTCTTGGGTTCGCACGAGGCTGATCTGGTGGTTATTGATGAGCCCACTTCTGCGCTCGACGCCCACGCCGAAGCGCACTTGCTACACAGCTGCCGTCAGATTGTCGCGGGCTCAGACCACGGTACCTCCGTTGTTCTGATTACCCACCGAGTATCCTCCGCGCTGCGCTCGGACTTCGTGGTTTTGTTCGACCAAGGCCGCGTCGTCGCAGCTGGCCCACCGCGCGAGCTTTTGCGCACCAACTCCGCATTTGCTGAGCTGGTTGCCCAATACGGCTCCCCCAGTGACGACTGA
- a CDS encoding ATP-binding cassette domain-containing protein → MDTLIGFTSIQRAWRIAPLLTSLALVGTVAAKAAQFYLLYSVSQLAAQAAQGAVEFSAAFLTLLPVLVAVPLIDAAADHLIYRLQGRLHAWLQPAALARDLAHPHGQLASQTQSWVGQEGISLVFYVFQQRLSGAVSVLLLCQWNLLLGLAVGAATWYSGAMTSKYQAVMHQDLAGTTDQPAQRAQFYWHTLTGAEFAEESRLFQLGSLLRERFTAATALKLDTAATRTRRLGAQTLKASAPFFLVFFLYIVWTVRQPGTDYAAFLGTIVVAAPGLAGLGTLGSVQLHAIEFESMLRQLAFAQSPAACVADAPAETPGGTAASSPVHNASGTNTPPLVTFTDVSFSYRDSLVLDRLNLDIARGEKVAIVGENGAGKSTLIKLLTGELTPTTGAVQLDNGNPRHKAAGSGGIGLVAQDFMRPPLTATESIYLGREHLHPNHRAITQALGIGSLIAEHDADGEYSRGQWQKLAIARALVTAPAPWGRLLILDEPTSALDIYAEKALYGQVLHQADPTDTLIVITHRLFSITNVDRIIVLANGEVVEQGTHSQLLALGGTYSQMYRTQRRLYSLDAD, encoded by the coding sequence ATGGACACCCTCATTGGTTTTACTTCAATCCAGCGCGCCTGGCGCATTGCACCACTGTTAACCTCCCTGGCCCTTGTGGGCACCGTAGCGGCTAAGGCCGCACAGTTCTACCTGCTCTATTCCGTATCTCAACTGGCTGCTCAGGCCGCACAAGGCGCAGTCGAGTTTTCTGCAGCTTTCCTGACCCTGCTGCCGGTCTTGGTCGCAGTCCCGCTCATTGATGCAGCCGCAGACCACCTCATCTACCGACTCCAGGGCAGGCTGCACGCCTGGCTTCAGCCTGCCGCCTTAGCGCGGGATCTGGCCCACCCGCACGGCCAACTGGCCTCCCAAACTCAATCTTGGGTAGGCCAAGAAGGTATCTCCCTGGTGTTCTACGTCTTTCAGCAGCGGCTTTCCGGTGCAGTCTCCGTGCTGCTGCTATGCCAGTGGAATCTCCTTCTGGGCCTAGCGGTGGGGGCAGCCACCTGGTATTCCGGCGCCATGACCTCCAAATACCAAGCGGTCATGCACCAAGATCTGGCCGGTACTACGGACCAACCGGCGCAGCGCGCCCAGTTCTATTGGCACACTCTCACGGGGGCAGAATTTGCAGAGGAGTCGCGACTGTTCCAACTAGGCAGCCTCCTGCGGGAGCGCTTCACCGCCGCCACCGCGCTGAAGCTAGACACTGCAGCCACTCGCACTCGCCGCTTGGGTGCGCAAACCCTCAAGGCGAGCGCCCCCTTCTTTCTGGTGTTCTTCCTCTATATCGTCTGGACTGTGCGGCAGCCGGGGACCGACTATGCCGCGTTCCTGGGCACCATCGTGGTAGCCGCTCCCGGCCTGGCAGGCCTGGGCACCCTGGGCTCAGTGCAGCTCCACGCCATCGAGTTTGAGTCCATGTTGCGCCAGCTCGCTTTCGCTCAGTCCCCCGCAGCTTGTGTTGCCGATGCCCCCGCCGAAACCCCTGGCGGCACCGCTGCCAGCTCCCCTGTCCACAACGCCTCCGGCACGAACACCCCACCGTTGGTTACTTTCACGGACGTCTCCTTCTCTTACCGGGACTCCCTCGTGCTCGACAGGTTGAACCTCGACATTGCCCGCGGAGAGAAAGTGGCCATCGTCGGCGAAAACGGTGCTGGCAAGTCGACGCTAATTAAGCTGCTCACGGGCGAGCTCACCCCGACTACCGGAGCGGTGCAGTTAGACAACGGCAACCCACGGCACAAAGCTGCAGGAAGTGGGGGCATCGGCCTGGTAGCCCAAGACTTCATGCGCCCACCGCTGACAGCAACGGAGTCCATATACTTGGGCCGCGAGCACCTGCACCCCAACCATCGGGCAATCACGCAAGCCCTGGGCATCGGGAGTCTCATAGCCGAGCACGACGCGGACGGCGAGTATTCGCGCGGCCAGTGGCAAAAGCTCGCCATCGCCCGCGCGCTGGTCACTGCCCCAGCGCCGTGGGGTCGGCTGCTCATTCTTGACGAGCCCACCTCCGCACTCGACATCTACGCCGAAAAGGCCCTGTACGGGCAGGTCCTCCACCAGGCCGATCCCACCGATACCCTCATTGTCATCACCCACCGGCTGTTTTCCATCACGAACGTGGACCGCATCATTGTCCTCGCCAACGGTGAAGTGGTGGAGCAAGGCACGCACAGCCAGCTCCTCGCGCTCGGTGGAACATATTCCCAGATGTACCGCACCCAGCGACGCCTCTATTCCCTCGACGCCGACTAA
- a CDS encoding AMP-binding protein, producing MNLAQLRRLPFHAKTAGQLARTLLSSGIIGPQGGPKAIAALPAVLARYRFTTARELEQGALTCPQRVALIDDDGQLTYQELRDHARAFAKYLQQHAAASSLASGASPIRLGVMARNGRAIVTALGAKGYVGATIYLLNIGSSPEQLLGTLEENQITHLVVDSEFLERLPDNYSRDLDIVIGHVDPADAVPSHLPEELPTLAEVCARDFSAVKLPVFPSHGPIVLMSSGTTGIPKGIIRPEPAFPAVLSTIMSNMPWRADQKVQLTASIFHTWGWACLNIALGARNTIVTRRVFDPVACLEDIERHRLDGLLSSPVFYKQMVEADPTGTYDASSLTFIASSGHALSPQLVQDTIARFGPILANVYGSTELTLAAVANAKQIAADPTIGGKVASGTTMKILDSNGVEVPQGEVGEIFLSNSMTLTGYTKPGMEVERVQGLVSIGDLGYFDADGFLHVLGRADDMIIVGGENVHPQSVTEVLETMPGVHEVYSGGVDDPDTFKRIAVWVVRTKDALGQALTEDSIRAFVDEKLASHSIPRDVHFRDRLPRNPTGKVVPRLL from the coding sequence ATGAATCTCGCCCAGCTTCGCCGCCTACCTTTCCACGCGAAAACCGCAGGCCAACTAGCCCGTACCCTGTTAAGTTCTGGCATTATCGGCCCCCAGGGCGGCCCCAAGGCCATTGCCGCCCTGCCCGCCGTCCTGGCGCGCTACCGTTTCACTACCGCCCGCGAGCTGGAGCAGGGGGCGCTAACCTGCCCACAGCGCGTGGCATTGATCGACGATGACGGCCAGCTGACCTACCAGGAGCTGCGCGATCACGCCCGCGCCTTTGCCAAGTATTTACAGCAGCACGCCGCCGCCTCTTCTCTAGCCAGCGGCGCCTCCCCCATCCGGCTGGGTGTGATGGCCCGCAACGGCCGCGCGATTGTCACCGCCTTGGGTGCCAAGGGCTACGTGGGCGCGACCATCTACTTGCTCAACATCGGCTCTTCTCCGGAGCAGCTCCTGGGCACGCTGGAGGAAAACCAGATCACCCACCTGGTGGTGGACTCGGAGTTTCTCGAGCGCCTGCCGGACAACTACAGCCGGGACTTAGACATTGTGATCGGCCATGTGGACCCAGCTGACGCGGTGCCGTCGCATCTACCTGAGGAGCTCCCCACCCTGGCGGAAGTCTGCGCCCGGGACTTCTCTGCGGTCAAACTTCCGGTGTTCCCCTCCCATGGGCCGATTGTGTTGATGTCTTCCGGTACCACCGGAATCCCCAAGGGCATCATCCGCCCGGAGCCGGCCTTCCCAGCGGTGCTCAGCACGATCATGTCCAACATGCCGTGGCGTGCGGACCAGAAGGTCCAGCTCACCGCCTCCATCTTCCACACCTGGGGCTGGGCGTGCCTGAACATCGCGCTGGGGGCGCGCAACACCATTGTCACCCGCCGCGTCTTTGACCCGGTGGCCTGCTTGGAGGACATTGAGCGGCATCGGCTAGATGGGTTGCTGTCCTCGCCGGTGTTCTACAAGCAGATGGTGGAGGCAGATCCCACCGGTACTTACGATGCCTCCTCGCTTACCTTCATTGCCTCCTCCGGGCATGCTCTGTCCCCGCAATTGGTCCAGGACACCATCGCCCGCTTTGGCCCCATCTTGGCCAATGTGTACGGTTCCACGGAGCTGACCTTGGCCGCGGTGGCCAACGCCAAGCAGATTGCGGCGGATCCCACCATTGGCGGCAAGGTAGCCTCTGGCACCACCATGAAGATTTTGGACAGCAATGGCGTGGAGGTCCCTCAGGGGGAGGTGGGCGAGATTTTCCTGTCCAACTCCATGACGCTCACCGGCTACACCAAGCCCGGCATGGAAGTCGAGCGCGTCCAGGGCCTGGTCTCTATTGGCGACTTGGGCTATTTTGACGCCGATGGCTTCCTGCATGTCCTGGGCCGCGCGGATGACATGATCATCGTCGGCGGGGAAAACGTGCACCCTCAGTCAGTCACCGAGGTCCTGGAGACCATGCCGGGGGTTCATGAGGTCTACTCCGGCGGCGTGGATGATCCGGATACGTTCAAGCGCATTGCCGTGTGGGTGGTGCGCACCAAGGACGCCCTGGGCCAAGCCCTCACGGAGGACAGCATTCGTGCCTTTGTGGATGAAAAGCTGGCTTCCCACTCGATCCCCCGGGACGTCCATTTCCGCGACCGGCTCCCGCGCAACCCCACGGGCAAGGTGGTGCCGCGGCTGCTTTAG
- a CDS encoding GDSL-type esterase/lipase family protein: protein MRLRIKSATAVVAACMAATSLFAPATALAQERNLVAFGDSVLANPNGNDYLSSRLGPEASSVRNGLGCPQSNNYARRAGAMMGMPVRDFSCSGTVTMSHGPHMRAQIDDAIRTGALTPATARVVYTVGFNDTYNNPRLNMQQIREQWVRANVPLIQLIRNAAPNARIQIVGYPTIGDNGNYCLFNLGGSSSQAPIPLPQVQDWENKAQWMQVDLARATGVEFLDLKPATRHNGMCASDSQRMWSGLVDFGAGTQYLPLHINERGQQYVAGIVARS from the coding sequence ATGCGCCTGCGAATTAAGAGCGCCACTGCCGTCGTCGCTGCCTGTATGGCTGCGACCAGTCTTTTTGCCCCCGCGACCGCCCTGGCGCAGGAGCGCAACCTTGTTGCCTTCGGCGACTCCGTACTCGCCAACCCGAACGGTAACGACTATCTGAGCTCCCGCCTGGGGCCCGAGGCCTCCAGCGTGCGCAACGGCCTGGGCTGCCCGCAGTCCAATAACTACGCCCGCCGCGCCGGGGCCATGATGGGCATGCCGGTGCGTGACTTCTCCTGCTCCGGCACGGTGACCATGTCCCACGGTCCGCACATGCGCGCGCAGATTGATGATGCCATCCGCACCGGCGCCCTGACCCCGGCCACCGCGCGCGTGGTCTACACCGTTGGCTTCAACGACACCTATAACAACCCGCGGCTGAACATGCAGCAGATCCGCGAGCAGTGGGTGCGGGCCAACGTGCCCCTGATCCAGCTCATCCGCAACGCCGCCCCGAATGCGCGCATTCAGATTGTCGGCTACCCCACCATCGGCGATAACGGTAACTACTGCCTGTTTAACCTGGGCGGTTCTTCCTCCCAAGCCCCCATTCCGCTGCCGCAGGTCCAGGACTGGGAAAACAAGGCCCAGTGGATGCAGGTGGACCTAGCGCGCGCCACCGGCGTGGAGTTCCTGGACTTGAAGCCAGCCACCCGCCACAACGGCATGTGCGCCAGCGATAGCCAGCGCATGTGGTCTGGCCTGGTGGATTTTGGGGCAGGCACCCAGTACCTGCCCCTGCACATCAACGAGCGCGGCCAGCAGTACGTGGCCGGCATTGTGGCGCGCTCCTAA
- a CDS encoding DsbA family protein: MSGSSRNPRGIGWPVLVLAIIVAAAVAGLAVYAFTRPDNGTQLAESTASGSPSNSATEVNGEEAGASASSGTPDRGKGATLWGPGVELSQLSEAAQVHRRLDGDPFASGRVDAPVVMSEFSDFECPFCARHANEVEPQLRKLVDEGTLRIEWNDFPVNGDAATAAAKAGRAAAEQGKFEQFKRELYSASKDVAGHPNYGIEDFVRFAKQAGVADLERFRADATSNKYDQAIAHARDYASQIGISGTPAFIVGGQFISGAQPVEVFLKAIEEEAAAARP, from the coding sequence ATGTCTGGTTCTTCGCGCAACCCTCGCGGTATCGGCTGGCCGGTGCTGGTGCTGGCAATCATTGTGGCGGCAGCCGTGGCCGGGTTAGCAGTGTACGCTTTCACCCGGCCGGATAATGGCACCCAGCTGGCAGAGTCGACCGCAAGCGGCAGCCCCAGCAATTCAGCAACGGAAGTAAACGGGGAGGAAGCGGGGGCATCGGCAAGCTCTGGCACACCTGACCGGGGCAAGGGCGCAACGCTGTGGGGGCCGGGCGTGGAGCTATCGCAGCTGAGCGAGGCCGCGCAGGTGCACCGGCGCCTTGACGGCGATCCTTTTGCGAGCGGAAGGGTGGACGCGCCGGTAGTGATGTCAGAGTTTTCAGACTTTGAATGTCCCTTCTGCGCCCGGCATGCCAACGAGGTGGAGCCCCAGCTGCGCAAGCTGGTGGACGAGGGCACGCTGCGGATTGAGTGGAATGATTTCCCCGTCAACGGCGACGCCGCCACTGCCGCAGCCAAGGCCGGACGCGCGGCCGCTGAGCAGGGGAAATTTGAGCAGTTCAAGCGGGAGTTGTACTCCGCCAGCAAGGATGTGGCGGGCCACCCGAACTATGGGATTGAAGACTTCGTGCGCTTTGCCAAGCAAGCCGGTGTGGCGGACTTGGAGCGCTTCCGGGCGGATGCCACCAGCAACAAGTATGACCAGGCGATTGCGCACGCGCGGGATTATGCCAGCCAGATAGGGATTAGTGGCACCCCGGCGTTCATCGTAGGCGGGCAGTTTATCTCCGGCGCGCAGCCTGTGGAGGTCTTCCTCAAGGCCATCGAGGAAGAAGCCGCCGCGGCCCGGCCCTAA
- a CDS encoding zinc ribbon domain-containing protein YjdM, with protein sequence MTALPACPECSSEYTYEMPPLLVCPECAHEWPAAVADSKAESADAAPATIKDCVGNVLADGDSVTVTTTVKVKGASQPLKAGTKVRNIRLNPDAGAGPEDHNIDCKIDGFGAMSLKPSVVKKA encoded by the coding sequence ATGACTGCACTTCCCGCTTGTCCCGAGTGCTCGAGTGAGTACACCTACGAAATGCCGCCGTTACTGGTGTGTCCCGAGTGTGCCCACGAGTGGCCTGCCGCTGTGGCTGATTCTAAGGCTGAGTCTGCCGATGCCGCCCCCGCCACCATCAAGGACTGCGTGGGCAATGTGCTTGCCGATGGCGACTCGGTCACCGTCACCACTACCGTCAAGGTCAAAGGTGCCTCCCAGCCGCTCAAAGCAGGAACCAAGGTCCGTAACATTCGCCTCAACCCTGATGCAGGTGCCGGTCCGGAGGACCACAATATCGACTGCAAGATTGATGGCTTTGGGGCCATGTCCTTGAAACCATCCGTGGTAAAGAAGGCGTAG
- the rfbA gene encoding glucose-1-phosphate thymidylyltransferase RfbA yields the protein MQPTKGIILAGGSGTRLYPITKGISKQLMPIYDKPMVYYPLTTLIQAGIREILIITTPEDSAAFQRLLGDGSQWGLMLHYAVQPRPEGLAQAFLISADFVGDSPVALVLGDNIFDGHGFTAALTQRRETGGTIFAYEVSDPQRYGVVEFAADGRALSIEEKPAQPKSNHAVVGLYFYDNSVLDIAKTIAPSARGELEITAINEEYLRRGQLHVQRMQRGDVWLDTGTIDSMSEAASYVEVLQKRTGAIIGSPEVAAFEAGFITRQALLDLAAPLRKSGYGLYLEAAASDGGVQAPC from the coding sequence ATGCAACCCACCAAGGGCATTATTCTCGCCGGCGGCTCCGGCACTCGGCTGTACCCGATTACCAAGGGCATTTCTAAACAGCTCATGCCCATCTATGACAAGCCGATGGTCTACTACCCATTGACCACGCTGATTCAGGCCGGTATCCGCGAGATCCTCATTATCACCACCCCGGAGGATTCTGCGGCGTTTCAGCGTCTATTGGGCGATGGCTCCCAGTGGGGCCTGATGCTCCACTACGCGGTCCAGCCCCGCCCGGAGGGCTTAGCACAGGCCTTCCTCATTAGTGCAGACTTTGTGGGCGATTCCCCGGTGGCCCTGGTGTTAGGCGATAACATTTTCGACGGCCACGGTTTTACAGCAGCCTTGACCCAACGCCGCGAAACGGGAGGCACCATTTTTGCCTATGAGGTCTCTGATCCGCAGCGCTATGGCGTGGTGGAATTCGCCGCGGATGGCCGCGCGTTGAGCATCGAGGAAAAGCCTGCGCAACCGAAGTCCAATCACGCGGTGGTGGGGCTGTATTTCTATGACAATTCGGTCCTAGACATCGCGAAGACCATTGCCCCCAGCGCGCGGGGGGAGCTGGAAATCACCGCGATTAATGAGGAGTATTTGCGCCGCGGCCAACTCCACGTCCAGCGTATGCAGCGCGGGGATGTGTGGCTGGATACGGGCACTATTGACTCGATGAGCGAGGCCGCCTCCTACGTCGAGGTGCTCCAGAAACGCACGGGTGCCATCATTGGTTCACCGGAGGTGGCGGCGTTTGAGGCCGGGTTTATCACCCGCCAGGCGCTGCTGGATTTGGCCGCCCCGTTGCGCAAGTCTGGTTATGGTCTCTACCTGGAGGCGGCGGCCAGCGATGGTGGTGTCCAGGCCCCGTGCTAG
- a CDS encoding S-(hydroxymethyl)mycothiol dehydrogenase, with protein sequence MSEIVQGVIARSKGADVETVGVVIPEPGANDVVVKVATCGVCHTDLAYRDGDIEDAFPFLLGHEAAGVVEQVGSDVTHVAEGDFVVLNWRAVCGECRACKKGEPKYCFNTHNASKKMTLEDGTELTPALGIGAFAEKTLVHEGQCTKVDPAADPAAAGLLGCGIMAGLGAAVNTGEVQLGESVAVFGCGGVGTAAIAGARLAGAATIIAVDLDDNKLATAREFGATHTINSTGKSEEEVIDAVRELTGGFGTDVAIDAVGIMATWRQAFYSRDHAGRMVMVGVPNLTATIDIPAIDLYGRGGSIRPAWYGDCLPERDFPAYISLFQNGQFPLDKFVSERIGLGDVEAGFTTMKQGKVLRSVVEL encoded by the coding sequence ATGAGTGAGATTGTGCAAGGAGTAATTGCCCGCAGCAAAGGCGCCGACGTTGAGACCGTGGGTGTGGTCATCCCGGAGCCGGGCGCCAATGACGTGGTGGTCAAGGTTGCCACCTGCGGCGTCTGCCACACGGACCTGGCCTACCGCGACGGTGATATTGAAGACGCCTTTCCTTTCCTACTGGGGCACGAAGCCGCCGGTGTGGTCGAGCAGGTAGGCAGCGACGTCACGCACGTAGCCGAGGGCGACTTTGTGGTGCTCAACTGGCGCGCCGTGTGCGGCGAGTGCCGGGCCTGCAAGAAGGGCGAACCCAAGTACTGCTTCAACACCCACAACGCTTCGAAAAAGATGACGCTCGAGGACGGCACGGAACTCACCCCCGCACTGGGCATTGGCGCGTTTGCAGAAAAGACACTGGTCCATGAGGGCCAGTGCACCAAGGTCGACCCGGCGGCGGACCCCGCGGCGGCGGGACTGCTGGGCTGCGGCATTATGGCCGGACTCGGCGCGGCCGTAAACACCGGTGAGGTGCAGCTGGGGGAGTCCGTGGCGGTCTTCGGCTGCGGCGGCGTGGGCACCGCGGCCATTGCCGGTGCCCGCCTGGCAGGGGCTGCCACCATCATTGCGGTGGACCTGGACGATAACAAGCTGGCCACGGCCCGCGAATTCGGCGCCACCCACACCATTAATTCCACGGGCAAGTCGGAAGAAGAAGTCATCGACGCCGTACGGGAGCTCACCGGCGGGTTTGGCACCGACGTAGCCATTGACGCCGTGGGCATCATGGCCACCTGGCGCCAGGCGTTCTACTCGCGCGACCACGCCGGGCGCATGGTCATGGTGGGCGTGCCCAACTTGACGGCCACCATTGATATCCCCGCCATTGATCTCTACGGCCGCGGTGGGTCCATCCGCCCCGCCTGGTACGGCGACTGCCTGCCAGAACGCGACTTCCCCGCCTACATTTCCCTGTTCCAAAACGGGCAGTTCCCGCTGGATAAGTTCGTCAGCGAGCGCATTGGGCTGGGCGATGTCGAAGCCGGATTCACCACCATGAAGCAGGGCAAAGTCCTGCGCTCCGTGGTGGAGCTTTAA